The proteins below come from a single Streptococcus hyointestinalis genomic window:
- a CDS encoding site-specific integrase, whose translation MSVSFRKKGKKWYYSIRDKAGKTIEARGFKTKREAQIEGNARDKLLFKGVDLANDSSLYDLWKVWYETIVLPQKKSESTLYKHRLRGKYMKQYFGDQVASTIRFSQYQRVLTKLGDTQSKNNVQRFNSEVRKVIQFARRDKIAIDDFTDGVVIASSKVTKKVSDKFINNLSDYLRLQQAVKARLSERYVVSDYVIFVALKTGLRTGENLGLTWDCIDFERKVIKTYRRYDTSKKCFTPPKTETSVREIPIDDETCFVLKQLQHLQERTLKGAEVSNPENFVYYSSTYGVPTSANVNKMLRYLLEKEDIQPRQLTLTGLRHSYASYLLANEIDIWVVSNVMGHKDIEQVTKTYGHLLEEKKDREYELIRHKLS comes from the coding sequence ATGTCAGTATCATTTAGGAAAAAAGGGAAAAAATGGTATTACAGCATTCGAGATAAAGCAGGGAAAACTATTGAAGCACGTGGTTTCAAAACGAAAAGAGAAGCTCAAATTGAGGGAAATGCTAGAGATAAACTTTTGTTTAAAGGAGTTGATCTAGCCAATGATTCATCATTGTATGACTTATGGAAGGTATGGTATGAGACAATAGTGCTTCCACAGAAAAAAAGCGAGTCTACCTTATATAAGCATAGACTGCGTGGTAAATATATGAAACAGTATTTTGGTGATCAGGTGGCTAGTACCATTCGATTTAGCCAGTATCAACGGGTGCTAACTAAATTAGGAGATACCCAATCTAAAAATAATGTTCAGAGGTTCAATTCTGAAGTTAGAAAAGTTATACAGTTTGCAAGACGTGATAAGATAGCCATTGATGATTTCACGGATGGTGTTGTTATTGCAAGTAGTAAAGTGACTAAGAAAGTATCTGATAAGTTCATCAATAATTTATCTGATTATTTGAGGTTACAACAAGCTGTTAAAGCAAGACTGTCTGAGCGTTATGTAGTATCGGATTATGTCATTTTTGTAGCATTGAAAACGGGTTTGCGAACTGGTGAAAACCTAGGCTTAACTTGGGATTGTATTGATTTTGAGCGTAAGGTGATTAAGACATATAGACGTTATGATACATCTAAAAAGTGCTTTACACCGCCAAAAACTGAAACATCTGTTAGGGAGATACCGATAGATGATGAGACTTGCTTTGTTTTGAAGCAACTCCAGCATTTGCAAGAGCGAACATTAAAAGGAGCAGAAGTCTCTAATCCTGAAAATTTTGTTTATTATAGCTCTACTTACGGTGTTCCAACATCAGCAAATGTAAATAAGATGTTGCGCTATTTACTAGAAAAAGAGGATATACAGCCAAGGCAATTAACGTTGACTGGTTTACGTCATAGCTATGCTAGTTATCTATTGGCGAACGAGATTGATATTTGGGTTGTTTCAAATGTTATGGGACACAAGGATATTGAGCAAGTGACTAAAACATACGGTCACTTATTAGAAGAGAAAAAGGATAGGGAATATGAGTTAATTCGTCATAAGCTATCATAA
- a CDS encoding LPXTG cell wall anchor domain-containing protein produces MTKKNVIKMVAISTIALSNIGVAALADEVVVGNQNQPSSGVVSDGSGVVIGENTSSTESSQGTSSSSSSNTGTVIGSDSSSTTKPSDGSGIVVDTGSSSETNPSESTPPSTEETTQPADSKTETTPPKEEEKPETGGKTEVEVPTTDGGTTTLTPDVTVPTNNPNISAEVADKAGASQVGTTSQVTGQVVQNVTPQAPIVTSTGYKVVSTVDSQLVVENTDGSTSTIAPETIGAKVNEDKTISLTTAGGETKTLPKTGDENTLKLFVLGFIVIIAGLAGYYKDKLKQLFNKEKKSK; encoded by the coding sequence ATGACTAAAAAGAATGTGATTAAAATGGTGGCTATCTCTACGATAGCTTTGAGTAATATCGGTGTAGCTGCGTTAGCAGATGAAGTGGTGGTTGGTAATCAAAATCAACCGTCTAGTGGTGTTGTCAGTGATGGTAGCGGTGTTGTTATTGGAGAAAATACCAGCTCAACAGAAAGCTCCCAAGGAACGAGCAGCAGCTCTTCTTCTAATACAGGAACAGTGATTGGTTCTGATTCCAGTAGCACAACAAAACCGAGTGATGGCAGCGGTATTGTCGTAGATACAGGAAGTAGCAGTGAAACAAATCCAAGTGAGTCAACACCTCCTTCTACAGAAGAAACAACTCAGCCAGCAGATTCTAAAACGGAAACGACACCGCCAAAAGAGGAAGAAAAACCAGAAACAGGAGGTAAAACTGAAGTAGAGGTACCAACTACAGATGGTGGCACTACAACGCTAACACCCGATGTGACGGTTCCGACGAATAATCCAAATATTAGTGCAGAAGTTGCTGATAAAGCAGGTGCTAGTCAAGTGGGCACAACCTCACAGGTAACAGGACAAGTGGTACAAAATGTGACTCCACAAGCACCTATTGTGACCAGCACGGGCTACAAAGTGGTCTCAACTGTAGATAGTCAACTTGTGGTGGAAAATACAGATGGCAGTACAAGCACTATTGCTCCTGAGACTATCGGTGCTAAAGTCAATGAAGATAAAACAATTTCTTTAACTACAGCAGGTGGTGAGACCAAGACACTTCCTAAAACAGGTGATGAAAATACACTGAAACTGTTCGTCTTAGGTTTTATTGTTATCATTGCAGGACTTGCAGGTTACTATAAAGATAAATTAAAACAGCTCTTTAACAAAGAGAAAAAGTCAAAATAA
- a CDS encoding DUF771 domain-containing protein — protein MSQVINLTLPNVAIPIPEDMLLVDKVEFEKLKRDASEGRWMDIKEILEMLSISRGYLYDLVLLNPRYKDKIDIAKNPKTGFVSYPESQGGKYLFLASRAKPFFEKNFADILLDRGR, from the coding sequence ATGTCGCAGGTTATCAATCTGACTTTGCCTAACGTGGCTATTCCTATACCAGAGGATATGTTGCTAGTGGATAAAGTAGAGTTTGAAAAATTAAAGCGTGATGCGTCTGAGGGGCGCTGGATGGATATTAAGGAAATACTAGAGATGTTGTCTATTAGTCGAGGGTATCTGTATGACTTGGTTTTACTAAATCCTCGCTATAAGGATAAGATTGATATTGCAAAAAATCCGAAAACAGGTTTTGTTAGCTATCCTGAAAGCCAAGGTGGTAAATATCTGTTTTTAGCGAGTCGAGCAAAACCTTTCTTTGAAAAGAATTTTGCAGATATTTTATTAGATAGAGGGCGATAA
- a CDS encoding DUF4160 domain-containing protein produces MPTLYLNHGLRIYINNREKGHNKPHVHVLYRDEDYSFAFDGEQLAGGKLPRKQLKEVRLYLENHQDYLNELWQSDF; encoded by the coding sequence ATGCCAACACTATATTTAAACCACGGATTGCGTATCTATATTAACAATCGAGAAAAAGGACATAATAAACCTCATGTCCATGTGCTTTATCGAGATGAAGATTATTCTTTCGCTTTTGACGGCGAACAATTAGCAGGTGGAAAGTTACCACGTAAACAATTAAAAGAAGTCAGACTTTATTTAGAAAATCACCAAGATTATCTAAACGAACTCTGGCAATCAGATTTTTAA
- a CDS encoding DUF2442 domain-containing protein, producing MRTRAIKVIPLANYHIQVWYEDGRCVIYNVKQDIDHIKAFKALEDKEQFQKVYLQYNGYSVAWGDGDEFSDPTIDCEVPYDEGEQVLWVS from the coding sequence ATGAGAACAAGAGCTATCAAAGTGATTCCATTAGCCAACTACCATATTCAAGTATGGTATGAAGATGGGCGTTGTGTGATTTACAATGTAAAGCAAGATATTGACCATATCAAAGCCTTTAAAGCTTTAGAGGATAAAGAGCAATTTCAAAAGGTTTACTTACAATATAACGGTTACTCCGTTGCATGGGGAGATGGTGATGAGTTTTCAGATCCAACTATAGATTGTGAAGTACCTTATGATGAAGGCGAGCAGGTCTTATGGGTGAGTTAG
- a CDS encoding phage tail tip lysozyme — protein MKKAFKRKVFLALGFLMAPFLLLLTLFVLLFHASISGSCSTSSSYSTTSDTVSAGASDTDPFTKGTKANQNAEKLVQSWINVGLSGASATGLAGWINSEGGFAMFGRAEGHSGNDLESNSIAYGNRPKGLSYYTTEGGGGTYQITPFTKYAPLGDAKWEDIDSMNHYVMTAIKNGDWNASMDMTGGNHSFEQFAKMTDVKQAALVWQAYERGNPAYINKDQKQADAQKFYDLFDGGKYSFDAAKFKANFGTSSDKASTGDDSSNSSSSKSKCKHSSSGGSWGDDGTGLVNYKNLNAWKAEDLPDDLKKYAIDPKSVGLAFRSREGWKVLASSGGQCTDLSASLMYALWEKDGQHPSQSSGNGNAVVSNWVAAFGGSQSDKPSAGAVFSSAAGTGGSGGYGHTGVVSHVFENGDYLVVEQNFDTYSGENKGFGQFTWNYRYVTADAAGYTFYSPAQKGYSIVKEAKTVD, from the coding sequence ATGAAAAAAGCATTTAAGCGAAAAGTTTTTCTAGCTTTAGGTTTTCTAATGGCACCCTTTCTCTTGCTTTTAACACTTTTCGTACTTCTGTTTCATGCTAGTATTAGTGGGTCTTGCTCAACCAGCTCAAGTTACTCAACGACAAGCGATACCGTTAGTGCTGGTGCTAGTGATACAGACCCATTTACAAAAGGCACAAAAGCTAATCAGAATGCAGAAAAGCTGGTGCAGTCTTGGATAAATGTAGGACTCTCTGGAGCAAGTGCAACAGGTTTAGCGGGCTGGATTAACTCTGAAGGTGGCTTTGCCATGTTTGGACGAGCAGAAGGGCACTCTGGAAATGACCTAGAGTCTAATTCTATTGCCTATGGGAATCGTCCTAAAGGTCTTTCTTATTACACTACAGAAGGCGGTGGTGGTACTTATCAAATTACACCCTTTACCAAGTATGCCCCTTTAGGTGACGCAAAATGGGAAGATATTGATAGTATGAATCACTATGTCATGACAGCTATTAAAAATGGTGACTGGAATGCTAGTATGGATATGACTGGTGGCAATCATAGCTTTGAGCAATTTGCTAAAATGACAGATGTGAAACAAGCTGCGCTTGTTTGGCAGGCTTATGAAAGAGGAAATCCTGCTTATATCAATAAAGACCAAAAACAAGCAGATGCTCAAAAGTTCTATGACCTCTTTGATGGAGGAAAATACAGCTTTGACGCTGCTAAGTTTAAGGCTAACTTTGGCACAAGCTCTGATAAAGCAAGTACTGGTGATGACTCAAGCAACTCAAGCTCTTCTAAGTCTAAATGTAAGCACTCAAGTAGCGGTGGCTCTTGGGGAGATGATGGGACTGGTCTTGTTAATTATAAGAATCTAAACGCTTGGAAGGCAGAAGATTTACCAGATGATTTGAAGAAATACGCTATTGATCCAAAGTCAGTTGGACTAGCCTTTAGAAGTCGTGAAGGATGGAAGGTTTTAGCCTCAAGTGGCGGTCAATGTACAGACCTTTCCGCTAGTCTTATGTACGCTCTTTGGGAAAAGGACGGTCAACACCCTAGTCAAAGTTCTGGTAACGGGAATGCTGTTGTCTCTAACTGGGTTGCTGCTTTTGGAGGTAGTCAATCTGATAAACCATCGGCTGGTGCAGTTTTCTCATCAGCTGCTGGAACAGGTGGTTCTGGAGGCTATGGACATACAGGCGTTGTCTCACATGTCTTTGAAAATGGTGATTATCTTGTTGTTGAGCAAAACTTTGACACTTATTCAGGTGAAAACAAAGGCTTTGGTCAATTTACATGGAACTATCGCTATGTAACGGCGGATGCCGCAGGATATACTTTCTACTCACCGGCTCAAAAAGGCTACAGCATTGTAAAGGAGGCGAAAACAGTCGATTAA